The following are encoded together in the Nocardia sp. XZ_19_385 genome:
- a CDS encoding TetR/AcrR family transcriptional regulator has translation MPAGPRERLLESAIELVREQGVPGAGLAALLERSNASRNSLYQHFPSGKAELVAEATKVAGERMSAVFDRVTATGTPDQWLAGLVGWWKKALRNSDYAAGCPVVSAALAEAEPGVQAAAGVVFDDWNDRLATALAAEGVPADRARALASLVLSAMEGAIVQARAMKSVRPLDDVQETLGPLLTLSSDQRPRPIS, from the coding sequence GTGCCAGCAGGTCCGCGAGAACGACTGCTCGAGAGCGCCATCGAGCTGGTTCGCGAGCAGGGCGTGCCCGGCGCGGGCTTGGCCGCGCTACTCGAACGCAGCAACGCCTCCCGCAACTCGCTGTATCAGCACTTCCCGTCGGGCAAGGCCGAACTAGTGGCCGAAGCGACCAAGGTCGCGGGCGAACGCATGTCCGCCGTCTTCGACCGGGTCACCGCGACCGGCACACCCGACCAGTGGCTGGCCGGGCTGGTCGGCTGGTGGAAGAAGGCCTTGCGCAACAGCGACTATGCCGCGGGCTGCCCGGTGGTGAGCGCGGCGCTCGCCGAAGCCGAACCAGGCGTGCAGGCGGCCGCGGGTGTGGTCTTCGACGACTGGAACGACCGGCTGGCGACCGCACTTGCGGCCGAAGGCGTCCCCGCCGACCGTGCACGGGCCCTGGCGAGCCTCGTGCTCAGCGCCATGGAAGGCGCGATCGTCCAGGCTCGCGCCATGAAATCCGTGCGGCCGCTCGACGACGTCCAGGAAACCCTCGGCCCACTGCTGACCCTTTCGAGTGACCAGCGGCCACGCCCGATAAGCTGA
- a CDS encoding PaaI family thioesterase — translation MTTAEIDYSKLSGLELLRTAMTMENRPRFIGDLLGMEVEEIEHGRVVFAVQTRQDFANPLGSTHGGICATLLDSVMGCAVHTTLEPGVGYSTLELKVNYIRSVPTDGRRLTATGTIIHVGRTTATAEGRVVDEQGRLVAHATTTCVIFR, via the coding sequence ATGACCACAGCCGAGATCGATTACTCGAAGCTTTCCGGCCTCGAACTGCTGCGCACCGCCATGACCATGGAGAACCGGCCGCGTTTCATCGGCGACCTGCTCGGCATGGAAGTCGAAGAAATCGAGCACGGCCGCGTGGTGTTCGCCGTGCAGACCCGCCAGGACTTCGCCAACCCGCTCGGCAGCACGCACGGCGGCATCTGCGCCACCCTGCTCGATTCGGTGATGGGCTGCGCGGTGCACACCACCCTGGAACCGGGCGTGGGCTACTCCACCCTGGAATTGAAGGTGAACTACATCCGTTCGGTGCCCACCGACGGCCGCCGCCTCACCGCCACCGGCACCATCATCCACGTCGGCCGGACCACCGCGACCGCCGAAGGACGCGTCGTCGACGAGCAGGGCCGCCTGGTCGCGCACGCCACGACGACCTGCGTCATCTTCCGCTGA
- a CDS encoding limonene-1,2-epoxide hydrolase family protein codes for MSEELELMQDSITTVREFFAALEIGAVDEALELLDPDIVWKNTSLPDIRGIRRVGGVLRGLDRDAFGFAVDMHHIAANGAIVLTDRTDYLRAGPLTIGFWVTGTLELRDGRIVLWHDHFSWENFLRGTAAGLWRAASSKLLTRR; via the coding sequence ATGTCCGAGGAACTCGAGCTCATGCAGGATTCGATCACGACGGTGCGGGAGTTCTTCGCCGCGCTCGAAATTGGCGCGGTGGACGAGGCGCTGGAGTTGCTCGACCCCGATATCGTCTGGAAGAACACCTCGCTGCCGGACATCCGCGGCATCCGCCGGGTCGGCGGTGTGCTGCGCGGCCTGGATCGTGACGCCTTCGGTTTCGCGGTCGACATGCACCACATCGCCGCCAACGGCGCGATCGTGCTCACCGACCGCACCGACTACCTGCGCGCCGGCCCGCTGACGATCGGTTTCTGGGTCACCGGCACCTTGGAACTGCGCGACGGCCGAATCGTGCTGTGGCACGACCACTTCAGCTGGGAGAACTTCCTGCGCGGCACCGCCGCCGGACTCTGGCGCGCGGCCTCGTCCAAGCTGCTCACCCGCCGCTGA
- a CDS encoding FAD-dependent monooxygenase, protein MRNQSVLISGASVAGPALAFWLNHYGFDVTVVERAPALRPGGQAIDFKGATHRTVLERMGIWEEIRQHRTGTTDTVFVDENGTQVGFMSGDFTGGDVEILRGDLAEIMYKRTLGDCEYVFGDSISALTETADGVHIEFEKGAPRTFDLVFGADGIHSRVRRLAFGPEAEFVKHLGHYYCVAGASPWSAEHTGPRERGTAHGFNAPGRLAISGGSKAQQLYMFAAPELDYDRNDVAAQRRIVEQQYAGLGWEVPRMLAEMAEFDDFYLDSLSQVQMRSYTEGRIALVGDSAYGNTLGGFGTGLAVVGAYVIAGELALAGGDHAAAFANYNEIMRRYAKIAGNANAGKFLAPRTERGIKIRNWFLGSRMFALMAKFGDNAANDIDLKDYPALTAR, encoded by the coding sequence ATGCGTAACCAGTCCGTTCTCATATCCGGTGCCTCTGTCGCAGGTCCGGCACTGGCCTTTTGGCTCAACCACTACGGCTTCGATGTGACCGTCGTCGAGCGGGCACCCGCGCTGCGCCCCGGCGGTCAGGCCATCGACTTCAAAGGCGCCACGCACCGGACCGTCCTGGAGCGAATGGGCATCTGGGAGGAGATCCGCCAGCACCGCACCGGCACCACCGACACCGTCTTCGTCGACGAGAACGGCACGCAGGTCGGGTTCATGTCGGGTGATTTCACCGGCGGCGACGTCGAGATCCTGCGCGGTGATCTGGCCGAGATCATGTACAAGCGGACTCTCGGCGACTGCGAATACGTCTTCGGGGATTCGATCAGCGCGCTCACCGAGACCGCCGACGGGGTGCATATCGAATTCGAGAAGGGCGCCCCACGCACCTTCGACCTGGTCTTCGGGGCCGACGGAATCCATTCGCGGGTACGGCGTCTGGCGTTCGGGCCGGAGGCGGAGTTCGTCAAGCACCTGGGTCACTACTACTGCGTGGCGGGTGCCAGCCCGTGGAGCGCTGAGCACACCGGCCCGCGCGAACGCGGCACCGCCCACGGGTTCAACGCTCCGGGCCGGCTCGCCATCAGCGGTGGTTCGAAGGCCCAGCAGCTGTACATGTTCGCCGCACCCGAGCTCGACTACGACCGCAATGACGTTGCGGCGCAACGCCGGATCGTCGAGCAGCAGTACGCCGGGCTGGGCTGGGAGGTGCCGCGGATGCTGGCCGAGATGGCGGAGTTCGACGACTTCTACCTGGATTCGCTGAGCCAGGTGCAGATGCGCAGCTACACCGAGGGCCGAATCGCGCTGGTCGGCGACTCCGCGTACGGAAATACCCTGGGCGGATTCGGAACCGGGCTCGCCGTGGTCGGCGCGTACGTGATCGCCGGGGAACTGGCGCTCGCCGGCGGCGACCATGCCGCGGCCTTCGCGAACTACAACGAGATCATGCGCCGCTACGCCAAGATCGCGGGCAATGCCAACGCGGGCAAGTTCCTCGCCCCGCGCACCGAGCGCGGTATCAAGATCCGCAACTGGTTCCTGGGCAGCCGAATGTTCGCGCTGATGGCCAAGTTCGGTGACAATGCCGCCAACGACATCGATCTGAAGGATTACCCGGCGCTGACCGCCAGGTGA
- a CDS encoding ESX secretion-associated protein EspG, whose translation MPQPPLPQWTLTAEQFAAAWYGTGLDRLPFPFRFTSRFPGLHDYQDYQRRFRRELDADEHLHLKRALRVLGQPDWRIELFGLDNRRGGTTEMRAIGCASRSGTAVIAIQKPAADGGKVRLRRCRSDHLATELIRLLPDPPAGTAPEKSYLLGDLDDNPPDPFGNPSVARDSYRRFWRQPCTTRGTVVVLLGPRNAEPLRTGKLRWIDTVEGRYAETPANGALMIRPATSAGITRYLDEAIIRARARLDS comes from the coding sequence ATGCCACAGCCCCCGCTCCCCCAGTGGACGCTGACCGCCGAGCAGTTCGCGGCGGCCTGGTACGGCACCGGCCTGGACCGGTTGCCGTTCCCGTTCCGGTTCACCAGCCGCTTCCCCGGACTGCACGACTATCAGGATTATCAGCGGCGCTTCCGGCGCGAACTGGACGCCGACGAGCACCTGCACCTCAAGCGCGCACTGCGGGTGCTCGGCCAACCCGATTGGCGCATAGAACTATTCGGCCTCGACAACCGGCGCGGCGGGACCACGGAAATGCGCGCCATCGGCTGTGCGAGCCGCAGCGGCACCGCGGTCATCGCCATCCAGAAACCGGCCGCCGACGGCGGCAAGGTGCGACTACGCCGCTGCCGCAGCGACCATCTCGCCACCGAACTCATCCGCTTGCTGCCCGATCCGCCGGCCGGCACCGCGCCCGAAAAGAGTTACCTGCTCGGCGATCTCGACGACAACCCGCCCGACCCGTTCGGCAATCCCTCGGTGGCCCGGGACAGCTACCGCCGCTTCTGGCGGCAGCCCTGCACCACCCGCGGCACCGTGGTCGTGCTGCTCGGCCCGCGCAACGCGGAACCGTTGCGCACCGGCAAGCTGCGCTGGATCGACACTGTCGAGGGCCGTTACGCCGAGACCCCGGCCAACGGCGCGCTGATGATCCGGCCGGCCACCAGCGCCGGAATCACCCGCTACCTGGATGAAGCCATCATTCGCGCCCGCGCGCGGCTGGACTCGTAG
- a CDS encoding TetR/AcrR family transcriptional regulator — protein MPSPTTVELLWGTQQRPKRGPKPALTLAGIVAEAIALADAEGLANLSMQRLAERLGFTKMSLYRYVPGKEQLTALMFDAAVGAPSKTVAPAGESAEPWRESLRHWATTLFERYCAHPWSLELAVGIRPMGPNEMGWLEVALAALEGTGLTGPERLDTVVLLNGHIRSLAQQARGVTGGQLAEQVAQQFGEMMAAAGDSYPAVRAAFAEEAAAAPGSAPLADDAGDALHFGISRILDGLAALIAERAG, from the coding sequence ATGCCGTCACCGACCACCGTCGAGCTGCTGTGGGGGACTCAGCAGCGGCCCAAGCGCGGCCCCAAACCCGCGCTCACGCTGGCGGGGATCGTCGCCGAGGCCATCGCGCTCGCCGACGCCGAAGGCTTGGCCAACCTCTCCATGCAGCGCCTGGCCGAACGCCTCGGCTTCACCAAGATGTCGCTGTACCGGTACGTGCCGGGCAAGGAGCAGCTGACCGCGCTCATGTTCGACGCCGCCGTCGGTGCGCCCTCGAAAACCGTCGCGCCGGCGGGGGAGTCGGCCGAACCGTGGCGAGAAAGCCTGCGGCACTGGGCGACGACCCTCTTCGAGCGCTACTGCGCGCATCCGTGGTCGCTGGAACTCGCGGTCGGGATCCGCCCCATGGGACCCAACGAGATGGGCTGGCTGGAGGTCGCACTGGCCGCGCTGGAAGGGACCGGGCTGACCGGCCCGGAACGACTCGACACCGTCGTGTTGCTCAACGGGCATATCCGCAGCCTGGCCCAGCAGGCTCGGGGCGTCACCGGCGGCCAGCTGGCCGAGCAGGTCGCCCAGCAATTCGGCGAGATGATGGCCGCGGCGGGGGACAGCTATCCGGCGGTACGAGCCGCCTTCGCCGAGGAGGCCGCTGCCGCGCCGGGCAGCGCACCGTTGGCGGACGACGCGGGCGACGCCTTGCATTTCGGCATCAGCCGGATCCTCGACGGTCTCGCCGCCCTCATCGCCGAGCGGGCCGGTTAG
- the coaA gene encoding type I pantothenate kinase: MAKMSEPSPYVEFDRKQWRTLRKSTPLVLTEEELIGLRGLGEQIDLEEVAEVYLPLARLIHLQVAARQRLFAATATFLGEKHPDQQVPFVIGVAGSVAVGKSTTARVLQALLARWDHHPRVDLITTDGFLYPTAELTRRGIMHRKGFPESYDRRKLLRFVTEVKSGAAEVCAPMYSHISYDIVPGKQHCVHQPDILIVEGLNVLQTGPRLMVSDLFDFSIYVDARIEDIENWYIQRFLALRETGFADPKAHFHHYSNFTDEQATAAAKEIWNSTNRPNLVENILPTRPRATLVLRKDADHTINRIRLRKL; this comes from the coding sequence GTGGCGAAGATGAGCGAGCCGAGCCCGTATGTGGAATTCGATCGGAAGCAGTGGCGAACACTGCGCAAATCGACTCCCCTGGTGCTCACCGAGGAAGAACTGATCGGCCTGCGGGGCCTGGGCGAGCAGATCGACCTCGAAGAGGTCGCGGAGGTCTACCTCCCGCTCGCTCGTCTCATCCACCTCCAGGTGGCCGCGCGTCAGCGGTTGTTCGCGGCGACCGCCACCTTCCTCGGGGAAAAGCACCCGGATCAGCAGGTGCCGTTCGTGATCGGCGTCGCGGGCAGTGTCGCCGTCGGTAAGTCGACCACCGCGCGTGTGCTGCAGGCGCTACTCGCCCGCTGGGACCACCATCCCCGCGTGGATCTCATCACCACCGACGGATTCCTGTATCCCACAGCGGAATTGACCCGGCGCGGCATCATGCACCGCAAGGGTTTCCCGGAGAGCTACGACCGCCGCAAGCTGCTGCGCTTCGTCACCGAGGTGAAATCCGGGGCCGCCGAGGTGTGCGCGCCGATGTACTCGCACATCTCCTATGACATCGTGCCTGGCAAGCAGCACTGTGTGCACCAGCCCGACATCCTCATCGTCGAGGGGCTCAACGTGCTGCAGACCGGTCCGCGCCTGATGGTGTCGGACCTGTTCGATTTCTCCATCTATGTCGACGCCCGCATCGAGGACATCGAGAACTGGTACATCCAGCGGTTTCTCGCGCTCCGCGAAACCGGATTCGCCGACCCCAAGGCGCACTTCCACCACTACTCGAACTTCACCGACGAGCAGGCGACCGCCGCGGCGAAGGAGATCTGGAACTCCACCAACCGGCCCAACCTGGTGGAGAACATCCTGCCGACCCGCCCCCGCGCCACCCTCGTGCTCCGCAAGGACGCCGATCACACGATCAACCGGATCCGGCTGCGCAAGCTCTGA
- a CDS encoding cold-shock protein translates to MAQGSVKWFNSEKGFGFIAQDGGGPDVFVHYSAVSGSGFKSLEEGQRVEFEVGQGQKGPQAQDVRAI, encoded by the coding sequence ATGGCTCAAGGCAGTGTGAAGTGGTTCAACAGCGAAAAGGGCTTCGGCTTCATCGCGCAAGACGGTGGCGGTCCTGACGTCTTCGTTCATTACTCGGCGGTGTCCGGCTCGGGATTCAAGTCCCTTGAAGAGGGTCAGCGCGTGGAGTTCGAGGTCGGCCAAGGACAGAAGGGCCCGCAGGCCCAGGATGTCCGCGCCATCTGA
- the glyA gene encoding serine hydroxymethyltransferase: MTASVNTQSLGELDPELAAAMAGELARERDTLEMIASENFVPRAVLQAQGSVLTNKYAEGYPGRRYYGGCEHVDVVETLARDRAKELFGADFANVQPHSGAQANAAVLMALMSPGERLLGLDLAHGGHLTHGMRLNFSGKLYEVHSYGVSKEDHRVDMDEVRKIARESRPKVIVAGWSAYPRHQDFAAFREIADEVGAYLWVDMAHFAGLVAAGLHPSPVPHADVVSSTVHKTLGGPRSGLILAKQEFAKKLNSAVFPGQQGGPLMHAIAAKAVAFKIAAGAEFKDRQQRTLSGAKILAERLTGADVKDKGITVLTGGTDVHLVLVDLRNSQLDGQQGEDLLHEVGITVNRNAVPFDPRPPMVTSGLRIGTAALATRGFGDAEFTEVADIIATALAGGSDLETLRGRVTKLAQSVPLYQGLEDWHLLG, encoded by the coding sequence GTGACCGCCTCTGTCAATACCCAGTCTCTCGGTGAGCTCGATCCGGAGCTCGCCGCCGCAATGGCCGGCGAACTCGCCCGCGAACGCGACACCCTCGAGATGATCGCCTCGGAGAACTTCGTGCCGCGCGCGGTGCTGCAGGCTCAGGGCAGCGTGCTCACCAACAAGTACGCCGAGGGTTACCCGGGCCGCCGCTACTACGGCGGCTGCGAGCACGTCGACGTCGTCGAGACCCTCGCCCGCGACCGCGCCAAGGAACTGTTCGGCGCCGACTTCGCCAATGTCCAGCCGCATTCCGGCGCCCAGGCCAACGCCGCGGTGCTGATGGCGCTGATGAGCCCCGGCGAACGGCTGCTCGGCCTAGATCTCGCGCACGGCGGCCACCTGACCCACGGCATGCGCCTGAACTTCTCCGGCAAGCTCTACGAGGTGCACTCCTACGGGGTGAGCAAGGAAGACCACCGCGTCGACATGGACGAGGTGCGCAAGATCGCTCGCGAATCCCGCCCGAAGGTGATCGTCGCCGGCTGGTCCGCCTACCCGCGGCACCAGGATTTCGCCGCGTTCCGGGAGATCGCCGACGAGGTCGGCGCCTACCTGTGGGTCGACATGGCGCACTTCGCCGGTCTGGTCGCCGCGGGCCTGCACCCCTCCCCGGTGCCGCACGCCGACGTCGTCTCCTCCACCGTGCACAAGACCCTCGGCGGCCCCCGTTCCGGCCTGATCCTGGCCAAGCAGGAATTCGCCAAGAAGCTGAACAGCGCGGTGTTCCCGGGCCAGCAGGGCGGCCCGCTCATGCATGCCATCGCCGCCAAGGCTGTGGCCTTCAAGATCGCCGCGGGCGCGGAGTTCAAGGACCGCCAGCAGCGCACGCTGTCGGGCGCCAAGATCCTGGCCGAGCGCCTCACCGGCGCCGACGTCAAGGACAAGGGCATCACCGTGCTCACCGGCGGCACCGACGTGCACCTGGTCCTGGTCGACCTGCGCAACTCTCAGCTCGACGGCCAGCAGGGCGAGGATCTGCTGCACGAGGTCGGAATCACGGTGAACCGCAACGCCGTTCCGTTCGACCCGCGCCCGCCGATGGTCACCTCCGGCCTGCGCATCGGCACCGCCGCCCTGGCCACCCGCGGCTTCGGCGACGCCGAGTTCACCGAGGTCGCCGACATCATCGCCACCGCGCTGGCCGGCGGCTCGGATCTCGAGACCCTGCGCGGCCGCGTCACCAAGCTGGCCCAGAGCGTCCCGCTCTACCAGGGCCTGGAGGACTGGCACCTGCTCGGCTGA
- a CDS encoding DUF885 domain-containing protein, which produces MEAHPLVTEYLRLGLAFDRLEEGFVDAYTGDPELRRAVQNTPAPEPRDLARRAAVLRAELPDAGLAPERTEFLDVHLRALETSGRKFAGDDIGFVEEVRDYFDVDIAPGDTEDYREAHRLMGEVLPGDGPLAERIAAHRRGDEIPPERLQVCVEAFSSALRELVRERYPLPDHEHVTYEVVGDKPWSGFNYYLGNYHSRVAINSDLKQHMAHLPSLIAHESYPGHHTEHCRKEAGLVGAGQAEQTLFLVNTPQCLMAEGLADLALRSIVGPGWGKWAQEIYADLGLRFDGDRAERLATASAKLLSVRQDAALLLHDRHRDETEVAEFLQQWSLATPERARQSLRFLSSPLWRAYISTYVEGYKLLAGWLDQAPDAEGRADRFRRLLDEPLTPGAIRRM; this is translated from the coding sequence ATGGAAGCGCATCCCCTTGTGACCGAATATCTGCGGCTCGGCCTGGCTTTCGATCGGCTCGAGGAAGGTTTCGTCGACGCCTACACCGGTGATCCGGAGTTGCGCCGCGCCGTTCAGAACACCCCCGCACCGGAACCGCGCGACCTGGCGCGCCGCGCGGCCGTGCTGCGCGCCGAACTGCCCGACGCGGGCCTGGCGCCCGAGCGCACCGAGTTCCTGGACGTGCACCTGCGGGCACTGGAAACTTCCGGCCGCAAGTTCGCCGGTGACGACATCGGTTTCGTCGAGGAGGTGCGCGACTACTTCGACGTCGACATCGCACCCGGCGACACCGAGGACTACCGCGAGGCGCACCGGCTGATGGGCGAGGTGCTCCCCGGCGACGGCCCGCTGGCCGAGCGGATCGCCGCACATCGCCGCGGCGACGAGATTCCGCCGGAACGGTTGCAGGTCTGCGTCGAAGCGTTCTCCTCCGCGCTGCGGGAACTGGTCCGTGAGCGCTACCCGCTGCCCGACCACGAACACGTCACCTACGAGGTGGTCGGCGACAAGCCGTGGTCCGGATTCAATTACTACCTGGGCAATTACCACTCCCGCGTGGCGATCAACTCCGACCTCAAACAGCACATGGCGCACCTGCCGAGCCTGATCGCGCACGAGTCCTACCCGGGTCATCACACCGAGCACTGCCGTAAGGAAGCGGGACTGGTGGGGGCCGGCCAGGCCGAGCAGACGCTGTTCCTGGTCAACACCCCGCAGTGCCTGATGGCGGAGGGTTTGGCGGACCTGGCGCTGCGCTCGATCGTCGGACCCGGTTGGGGCAAGTGGGCGCAGGAGATCTACGCCGATCTGGGTCTGCGCTTCGACGGCGACCGCGCCGAACGCCTGGCCACCGCTTCGGCCAAACTGCTGAGCGTGCGGCAGGACGCGGCCCTGCTGCTGCACGACCGCCATCGCGACGAAACCGAAGTGGCGGAGTTCCTGCAGCAGTGGTCATTGGCGACACCGGAACGGGCCCGGCAATCGCTGCGATTCCTGTCCTCGCCGCTGTGGCGGGCGTACATCAGCACCTACGTGGAGGGTTACAAACTGCTCGCCGGCTGGCTGGACCAGGCCCCCGACGCCGAGGGTCGCGCGGACCGATTCCGTCGCCTGCTCGACGAGCCCCTGACGCCCGGCGCGATCCGCCGCATGTGA
- a CDS encoding LGFP repeat-containing protein, whose product MNHFARRTATFTAALGVGALLLTAGCSEDEAKENVDKAKGAVTSVLSTPSATASGEATASGSATATETATTSPGAEVEETKIPTQGGQEVTISGDIYEKYVEAGGAAGALGAPLEAQENGPGDGKYQDFAGGTIYSAKDGDAHIVWGEIRKAWEANGGANGKLGYPTSDEMDIPGGKESTFTGGTITWKDGQTTVTPK is encoded by the coding sequence ATGAACCACTTCGCTCGACGAACGGCTACATTCACCGCGGCGCTCGGCGTCGGTGCTCTGCTGCTTACTGCCGGATGCAGCGAGGACGAAGCGAAAGAGAACGTCGACAAGGCCAAGGGTGCGGTGACCTCGGTGCTGTCGACTCCGTCGGCCACGGCCAGTGGCGAGGCCACGGCATCCGGTTCCGCTACCGCCACCGAGACCGCCACGACGTCCCCCGGCGCCGAGGTGGAGGAGACCAAGATCCCCACCCAGGGTGGCCAGGAGGTCACCATCTCCGGTGACATCTACGAGAAGTACGTCGAGGCCGGCGGCGCCGCGGGCGCGCTGGGCGCGCCGCTCGAGGCGCAGGAGAATGGCCCCGGCGACGGCAAATATCAGGACTTCGCCGGCGGCACCATCTACTCGGCCAAGGACGGCGACGCCCACATCGTCTGGGGCGAGATCCGCAAGGCCTGGGAGGCCAACGGCGGCGCCAACGGCAAGCTCGGCTACCCGACCAGCGACGAGATGGACATCCCCGGTGGCAAGGAATCCACCTTCACCGGCGGCACCATCACCTGGAAGGACGGTCAGACGACCGTCACGCCGAAGTAG
- a CDS encoding PhoH family protein: MTAARSVSAPSAKSRSGKSAAVPTDTKGARPSLSQKTFVIDTSVLLSDPWAFTRFGDNDVVLPLVVISELEGKRHHHELGWFAREALRNLDDLRLQYGRLDEQVPIGTEGGTLQVELNHTDPAVLPVGFRTDTNDSRILACALNLAAEGREVVLVSKDIPLRVKASAVGLHADEYHAQDVVTSGWSGMVEIDVAKERVDQLYSENVIDLDEARELPCHTGIRLLGTSSSALGRVTPDKRVQLVREREAFGLHGRSAEQRIALDLLLDESIGIVSLGGRAGTGKSALALTAGLEAVLERRTQRKVVVFRPLYAVGGQDLGYLPGSESEKMGPWAQAVFDTLDGLASREVLEEVLSRDMLEVLPLTHIRGRSLHDSFVIVDEAQSLERNVLLTVLSRLGTGSRVVLTHDVAQRDNLRVGRHDGVAAVIEKLKGHPLFAHVTLTRSERSPIAALVTEMLEEYGPNA; this comes from the coding sequence GTGACTGCTGCACGCTCCGTTTCCGCTCCCTCGGCGAAATCCCGTTCCGGGAAATCCGCCGCTGTCCCTACAGACACCAAGGGGGCTCGCCCTTCGCTCTCCCAGAAAACCTTTGTCATCGACACCTCGGTCCTGTTGTCGGATCCCTGGGCATTCACCAGGTTCGGCGACAACGACGTGGTACTTCCGCTGGTCGTCATCAGCGAACTCGAAGGCAAACGTCATCATCACGAACTGGGCTGGTTCGCGCGGGAAGCCCTGCGCAACCTCGACGATCTACGCCTGCAGTACGGCAGGCTGGATGAGCAGGTGCCGATCGGCACCGAGGGCGGAACGCTGCAGGTGGAACTCAACCACACCGACCCCGCGGTCCTGCCCGTCGGATTCCGCACCGACACCAACGATTCCCGCATCCTGGCCTGTGCGCTCAACCTGGCGGCCGAGGGCCGCGAGGTGGTGCTGGTGTCCAAGGACATTCCGTTGCGCGTCAAAGCCAGCGCGGTGGGCTTACACGCCGACGAATATCACGCCCAGGACGTGGTGACCTCCGGCTGGTCCGGCATGGTCGAAATCGATGTCGCCAAAGAGCGGGTCGATCAGCTCTACTCGGAGAACGTCATCGATCTGGACGAGGCCCGGGAGTTGCCCTGCCACACCGGCATCCGGCTGCTCGGGACGAGCTCCAGCGCACTCGGCCGGGTCACCCCGGACAAACGGGTGCAGCTGGTGCGGGAACGGGAGGCATTCGGGCTGCACGGCCGCTCCGCCGAACAGCGCATCGCGCTGGATCTCTTGCTGGACGAGAGCATCGGCATCGTCTCGCTCGGTGGCCGGGCGGGCACCGGTAAGTCGGCGCTCGCGCTGACCGCGGGCCTGGAAGCGGTGCTGGAGCGCCGCACGCAGCGCAAGGTGGTGGTGTTCCGTCCGCTCTACGCGGTCGGCGGTCAGGATCTGGGCTACCTACCCGGTTCCGAGAGCGAGAAGATGGGGCCCTGGGCGCAGGCCGTTTTCGACACGCTCGACGGACTGGCCAGCCGTGAGGTGCTGGAGGAGGTGCTCTCCCGCGACATGCTGGAGGTCTTGCCGCTCACCCACATTCGCGGTCGTTCGCTGCACGATTCGTTCGTGATCGTGGACGAGGCGCAGTCCCTGGAGCGCAACGTGCTGCTCACCGTGCTCAGCCGGCTGGGTACCGGGTCGCGGGTGGTGCTCACCCACGATGTGGCGCAGCGCGACAACCTGCGGGTCGGCCGGCACGACGGTGTCGCGGCGGTGATCGAAAAGCTCAAGGGGCACCCGCTTTTCGCGCATGTCACGCTCACCCGCAGCGAGCGGTCGCCGATCGCCGCTCTGGTCACCGAGATGCTGGAGGAGTACGGCCCGAACGCGTAG
- a CDS encoding isoprenyl transferase: MDAVEFPSRVRGLPYRIYEARLSKQLAGKQHPRHVAVMCDGNRRWARENGFTDVSHGHRVGALKIAELVGWCAEAGVEMVTVYLLSTENLQRDPEELETLFEVITDVVEELSAPEQNWSVRIVGSLDGFPELIAKRLRTAAERTDGRDGVHVNVAVGYGGRQEITDAVRKLVRQEIAAGEHGEDLVQSITVNAIGQHLYTSGQPDPDLVIRTSGEQRLSGFLLWQSAYSEIWFTEAYWPEFRRVDFLRALRDFAARHRRFGV, translated from the coding sequence TTGGACGCCGTGGAGTTTCCGAGTCGGGTGCGTGGCCTGCCCTACCGCATCTACGAGGCCAGGCTGTCCAAGCAGCTGGCCGGCAAACAACATCCCAGACACGTCGCCGTCATGTGCGACGGTAATCGTCGCTGGGCTCGGGAGAACGGTTTCACCGACGTGAGTCACGGCCACCGGGTCGGCGCGCTCAAGATCGCCGAGCTGGTCGGCTGGTGCGCCGAGGCCGGCGTCGAGATGGTCACCGTCTACCTGCTCTCCACCGAGAATCTGCAGCGCGATCCCGAAGAACTGGAAACCCTCTTCGAGGTCATCACCGACGTCGTCGAGGAATTGTCGGCGCCGGAACAGAATTGGAGCGTGCGGATCGTCGGCAGCCTCGACGGGTTCCCGGAGCTGATCGCCAAGCGCCTGCGCACCGCCGCCGAACGCACCGACGGGCGCGACGGCGTGCACGTCAATGTGGCCGTGGGCTACGGCGGCCGCCAGGAAATCACCGACGCGGTACGGAAACTGGTGCGCCAGGAGATCGCGGCGGGCGAGCACGGCGAGGATCTGGTCCAGTCGATCACCGTCAACGCCATCGGCCAGCACCTCTACACCTCCGGTCAGCCCGATCCGGATCTGGTCATCCGCACCTCCGGCGAGCAGCGCCTGTCCGGCTTCCTGCTCTGGCAGAGCGCGTACTCCGAGATCTGGTTCACCGAGGCGTACTGGCCGGAGTTCCGCCGCGTCGACTTCCTGCGCGCGCTGCGGGACTTCGCGGCCCGGCACCGCCGCTTCGGCGTTTAG